The Amycolatopsis viridis genome window below encodes:
- a CDS encoding cupin domain-containing protein: MLNKVVLADAFASFTDTWSPKVAADLHDMQVKLAKFEGEFVWHSHDQEDELFLVVDGKLRIDLRDGAVELSPGELVVIPHGVEHRPVALPTAQVVLMEPATTLNTGDAVDDARTVRNLDRLG, from the coding sequence ATGCTGAACAAGGTCGTGCTCGCGGACGCGTTCGCGAGTTTCACCGACACCTGGAGTCCGAAGGTCGCCGCCGATCTGCACGACATGCAGGTGAAGCTGGCGAAGTTCGAGGGTGAGTTCGTGTGGCACAGCCACGATCAGGAGGACGAGCTGTTCCTCGTGGTCGACGGCAAGCTGCGGATCGACCTTCGCGACGGCGCCGTCGAGCTCTCGCCCGGCGAGCTCGTCGTGATCCCGCACGGCGTGGAACACCGGCCGGTGGCGCTGCCGACCGCGCAGGTCGTGCTGATGGAACCGGCGACGACCCTGAACACGGGCGATGCGGTGGATGACGCGCGCACGGTGCGCAACCTCGACCGCCTGGGCTGA
- a CDS encoding cyclase family protein — MTLAPLAQALAALRAATWVDLTHTFHDAIPHSPAFEPESRTVVSSIGQAADGSLTGFLSHEYRHVGQWGTHVDPPAHFVPGLRHQDEIPVEEMILPLVVLDITAQAGRDPDYVVSDADLADWESRNGRVPAGSFVALRTGWSARWPSQQLMLNADADGVCHFPGWSRSVLETLFEHRGVTACGHETTDTDPGLAVSRGDSSLERYVLGTDHYQIELLANLDQLPETGALIIATWPKALHGSGFPARVFAIHQKD; from the coding sequence ATGACGCTCGCGCCCCTGGCACAGGCACTGGCCGCCCTGCGCGCCGCGACCTGGGTCGACCTCACCCACACCTTCCACGACGCCATCCCGCACAGTCCCGCCTTCGAACCCGAGTCCCGCACCGTGGTGTCCTCGATCGGGCAGGCGGCCGACGGATCCCTCACCGGGTTCCTCAGCCACGAGTACCGGCACGTCGGACAGTGGGGCACCCACGTCGACCCACCCGCGCACTTCGTGCCCGGCCTGCGTCACCAGGACGAGATCCCGGTCGAGGAGATGATCCTGCCCCTGGTGGTCCTCGACATCACCGCGCAGGCCGGGCGGGACCCGGATTACGTCGTGAGCGACGCGGACCTGGCGGACTGGGAGTCCCGCAACGGCCGGGTTCCGGCGGGATCGTTCGTGGCGTTGCGCACCGGGTGGTCGGCGCGGTGGCCGTCGCAGCAGCTGATGCTCAACGCCGACGCGGACGGGGTCTGCCACTTCCCCGGATGGAGCCGCAGCGTCCTGGAAACCCTGTTCGAACACCGCGGTGTCACCGCCTGCGGGCACGAGACCACCGACACCGACCCCGGCCTGGCCGTCAGCCGAGGTGACTCCTCGCTGGAACGGTACGTGCTGGGCACCGACCACTACCAGATCGAACTGCTCGCCAACCTCGACCAGCTCCCCGAGACCGGAGCGCTGATCATCGCCACCTGGCCGAAGGCCCTCCACGGATCCGGGTTCCCCGCCCGCGTCTTCGCCATTCACCAGAAGGACTGA
- a CDS encoding lysyl oxidase family protein → MFRRFAPVAVAAVLFAQLPGTAGAAAEARPDLGMAPLTDLKVATTPSGQRQLRFSATIVNVGHGPFEIVATRTAPDAPFRVVQQVTRADGARTDVPVPAGLVYGGDGHDHWHVRDLESYQVVSLDHGGTAGVAAKGGFCFYDTLVYRRSVPGTPKSKVYPETGCGKRDSLTVTMGLSVGWADRYAWTLPDQFIDITNLPDGRYRLLATADAQGLFVESDRTNNATWVDLDVTRAKVRVVGRGPSA, encoded by the coding sequence GTGTTCCGTCGATTCGCCCCGGTGGCCGTGGCCGCCGTCCTGTTCGCCCAGCTGCCCGGGACGGCCGGTGCGGCCGCGGAGGCGCGGCCCGACCTCGGCATGGCGCCGCTGACCGATCTCAAGGTCGCCACGACCCCGTCCGGCCAGCGGCAGCTCCGGTTTTCGGCCACGATCGTCAACGTCGGGCACGGTCCGTTCGAGATCGTGGCCACCCGGACGGCGCCGGACGCGCCGTTCCGCGTCGTTCAGCAGGTGACGCGCGCGGACGGGGCGCGGACCGACGTCCCGGTGCCCGCCGGACTGGTGTACGGCGGGGACGGTCACGACCACTGGCACGTGCGGGACCTGGAGAGCTACCAGGTCGTCAGCCTCGACCACGGCGGCACGGCCGGGGTCGCGGCGAAGGGTGGCTTCTGCTTCTACGACACCCTCGTCTACCGCCGCTCGGTGCCGGGTACGCCGAAGTCCAAAGTGTACCCGGAGACCGGGTGCGGCAAGCGGGACTCGCTCACCGTGACGATGGGCCTGTCCGTCGGCTGGGCCGACCGGTACGCGTGGACGCTGCCGGACCAGTTCATCGACATCACCAACCTGCCCGACGGCCGTTACCGGCTCCTCGCCACCGCCGACGCGCAGGGCCTGTTCGTGGAGAGCGACCGCACCAACAACGCCACCTGGGTGGACCTCGACGTGACCCGGGCGAAGGTACGGGTGGTCGGCCGCGGCCCGTCGGCGTGA
- a CDS encoding four-carbon acid sugar kinase family protein — MSHDVAVIADDLTSAADGAAPFLAAGLRATVLLDPARAQVDGGPEVVAIDTDSRRRPAAVAAQLTTAAVRAVRNRRVLYKTVDSTLRGNIRDEVQTALAASGRRVAIIAPAFPAGGRTTVGGVQLLDGVPVHETGFAADPTHPVRSSSLATLLPGAAPWTPGDPTTHRIVFADAATDADLDRIVHGAALEDVLWVGSPGIAAALARAVTTAPAPTFPSTWPRAQRVLVVVGSRNRASLAQLDQLLPGAGIADAGRPVDDVLAALGTTFARTGVAGLTDLTVGSTVDDAAARLSRAVVAARRAGLFDAVIVTGGATARAMLDALRIGALDLLAEPEPGVVAAATTGPDRFPVLVKAGGFGDPGTFVRLHRLLTSHIGQE; from the coding sequence GTGAGCCACGACGTCGCGGTCATCGCGGACGATCTCACGTCCGCGGCTGACGGCGCCGCGCCGTTCCTCGCCGCGGGCTTGCGCGCGACCGTCCTGCTCGACCCCGCCCGTGCGCAGGTGGACGGTGGCCCGGAAGTGGTCGCGATCGACACGGACAGCCGCCGTCGCCCAGCCGCCGTCGCTGCGCAGCTCACCACCGCCGCGGTGCGTGCGGTGCGCAACCGGCGGGTGCTGTACAAGACCGTCGATTCGACGCTGCGCGGCAACATCCGGGACGAGGTGCAGACCGCGCTCGCAGCCAGCGGCAGACGGGTCGCGATCATCGCCCCCGCGTTCCCGGCAGGTGGTCGCACCACCGTCGGTGGCGTGCAACTGCTGGACGGTGTCCCGGTCCACGAAACCGGGTTCGCCGCTGACCCGACCCATCCCGTGCGCTCGAGCTCGCTGGCGACCCTGCTGCCCGGGGCCGCGCCGTGGACGCCGGGGGATCCGACCACGCACCGGATCGTGTTCGCCGACGCGGCCACCGACGCCGACCTGGACCGGATCGTCCACGGAGCAGCCCTCGAGGACGTGCTGTGGGTGGGGTCGCCGGGCATCGCCGCGGCACTGGCCCGCGCGGTGACCACGGCACCGGCTCCTACGTTCCCGTCGACCTGGCCGCGCGCACAACGCGTGCTGGTGGTCGTGGGCAGCCGGAACCGGGCCAGTCTCGCCCAGCTCGACCAGCTCCTGCCCGGCGCCGGCATCGCGGATGCGGGCAGACCGGTCGACGACGTCCTCGCCGCCCTGGGCACCACGTTCGCCCGGACCGGCGTAGCCGGTCTGACGGACCTGACTGTCGGGTCCACTGTGGACGATGCTGCGGCACGGTTGTCGCGAGCGGTCGTCGCAGCACGACGGGCGGGTCTGTTCGACGCGGTCATCGTCACCGGCGGCGCGACGGCCCGCGCGATGCTCGACGCCCTCCGGATCGGCGCGCTGGACCTGCTCGCCGAACCGGAGCCGGGGGTCGTCGCGGCGGCCACCACCGGGCCGGACCGGTTCCCCGTTCTCGTGAAAGCGGGCGGGTTCGGCGACCCGGGCACCTTCGTCCGCCTCCACCGCCTGCTCACCTCACACATCGGTCAGGAGTAA
- the pdxA gene encoding 4-hydroxythreonine-4-phosphate dehydrogenase PdxA, whose translation MKPIAITMGDPAGIGAEIVLKLAAEVRDTVPLVVLGDAGVLARTRDQLKLDITLQEVSSPADAGTAPGVLPVIATSAVGADLPVGVAGAEAGQAAYDAVAAAIGYAMDGQIDAIVTAPLNKESLRLAGLPYPGHTEILAELSGTDDYTMMMASEDLRVVLVTIHEPLKDAIARIDEDSILRVIRLADAALRPSLGARPRIGVAGLNPHAGENGVLGSEEIDTIRPAVDRARAEGFDVSGPFPPDTVFLRARTGGFDVVVAQYHDQGLIPFKYLGLEKGVNVTIGLPFVRTSVDHGTAFDIVGKGIADHRSLRVALDQALLMVGQPAPAES comes from the coding sequence ATGAAACCCATCGCGATCACCATGGGCGATCCCGCCGGGATCGGCGCCGAGATCGTGCTGAAGCTCGCCGCGGAGGTGCGCGACACGGTTCCCCTCGTCGTGCTCGGTGACGCCGGCGTCCTCGCCCGGACCCGTGACCAGCTGAAGCTCGACATCACCCTTCAGGAGGTCAGCTCTCCGGCGGACGCCGGGACCGCGCCGGGAGTGCTCCCGGTGATCGCCACCAGCGCGGTCGGTGCCGACCTGCCGGTCGGTGTGGCCGGTGCGGAAGCGGGACAGGCCGCCTACGACGCGGTGGCGGCGGCGATCGGGTACGCGATGGACGGGCAGATCGACGCGATCGTCACCGCCCCGCTCAACAAGGAATCGCTGCGGCTGGCGGGTCTGCCGTACCCGGGGCACACCGAGATCCTCGCCGAGCTCAGCGGCACGGACGACTACACGATGATGATGGCCAGCGAGGACCTGCGCGTCGTGCTGGTGACGATCCACGAGCCGCTGAAGGACGCCATCGCCCGGATCGACGAGGACTCGATCCTCCGGGTGATCCGCCTCGCCGATGCCGCGCTGCGCCCCTCGCTCGGGGCGCGGCCGCGGATCGGGGTGGCCGGGTTGAACCCGCACGCCGGCGAGAACGGTGTGCTCGGTAGCGAGGAGATCGACACGATCCGCCCGGCCGTCGACCGCGCACGGGCCGAAGGGTTCGACGTGTCCGGCCCGTTCCCGCCCGACACGGTGTTCCTCCGCGCCCGCACCGGCGGTTTCGACGTGGTCGTCGCCCAGTACCACGACCAGGGCCTCATCCCGTTCAAGTACCTCGGGCTGGAGAAGGGCGTCAACGTGACCATCGGGCTGCCGTTCGTGCGCACCAGCGTCGACCACGGCACCGCGTTCGACATCGTCGGCAAGGGCATCGCGGACCACCGCAGCCTGCGGGTCGCGCTGGACCAGGCGCTGCTGATGGTGGGGCAGCCCGCGCCGGCGGAATCATGA
- a CDS encoding LLM class flavin-dependent oxidoreductase codes for MELGIYSFGDRPPDPNTGVQLPVSTALRNTLERIKLADQLGLGFYGVGEHHLDSYAISNPATVLAAAASVTEHITLSTAVSVLSTEDPVRLYQQFTTLDQLSGGRAELLVGRGSFIESFPLYGASLDDYDALFDEKLELLLTLDRNDPVTWSGKFRAPLRDARVLPRPYGEHLRISVGTGGNQDSSIRAGALGLPVVYAIIGGRPERFAPLVELYRRASEVSGNDPATQHVTMGAIGLIARKSQDAKDAYYPYWLQTMKYGARARGWPVPTRAEYDTYTDGATALFTGSPNEVADRLITVGKLVGADRYAMNMDWSGVPHDRVMTAIELLGTEVLPQVRAEFGD; via the coding sequence GTGGAACTCGGCATCTACAGCTTCGGCGACCGCCCGCCCGACCCGAACACCGGTGTCCAGCTGCCGGTCTCGACCGCGCTGCGCAACACACTGGAACGGATCAAGCTAGCCGACCAGCTGGGGCTCGGGTTCTACGGCGTCGGCGAGCACCACCTGGACTCCTACGCCATCTCCAACCCTGCCACGGTGCTCGCGGCCGCGGCGAGCGTGACCGAGCACATCACACTGTCCACCGCGGTGTCCGTGCTGAGCACCGAGGACCCGGTGCGGCTGTACCAGCAGTTCACCACCCTCGACCAGCTCAGCGGCGGCCGGGCGGAGTTGCTCGTCGGCCGCGGCTCGTTCATCGAGTCGTTCCCGCTCTACGGCGCGAGCCTCGACGACTACGACGCGCTGTTCGACGAGAAGCTCGAGCTGCTGCTGACCCTGGACCGGAACGATCCGGTGACCTGGTCCGGCAAGTTCCGGGCGCCACTGCGGGACGCCCGGGTACTGCCCCGCCCCTACGGCGAGCACCTGCGCATCTCGGTGGGCACCGGCGGCAACCAGGACTCCTCGATCCGGGCCGGCGCGCTCGGGTTGCCGGTCGTGTACGCGATCATCGGCGGCCGTCCGGAGCGGTTTGCGCCGCTGGTCGAGCTGTACCGCCGCGCGAGCGAGGTGTCGGGCAACGACCCGGCCACGCAGCACGTGACGATGGGTGCGATCGGGCTGATCGCGCGGAAGTCGCAGGACGCGAAGGACGCGTACTACCCGTACTGGCTGCAGACGATGAAGTACGGCGCCCGGGCACGTGGGTGGCCGGTGCCGACCCGCGCGGAGTACGACACCTACACCGACGGCGCGACGGCGTTGTTCACCGGCAGCCCCAACGAGGTCGCCGACCGTCTGATCACCGTGGGCAAACTGGTCGGCGCCGACCGGTACGCGATGAACATGGACTGGTCGGGAGTCCCGCACGACCGGGTCATGACGGCCATCGAACTCCTCGGCACCGAGGTGCTGCCCCAGGTCCGGGCCGAGTTCGGCGACTGA
- a CDS encoding LysR family transcriptional regulator, with the protein MSWTDLPPMNTLVPFEATMRLGSLTKAAAELHVTHGAVSRQLKSLEHALGVELFRRDGRVLVPTPVAVELNRQVVDALGRLAAAARQARSSTQPHPFVLSCEPTLMMRWLLPRLGSLTGAHPGLDVHLSAAGGAIDLRRAGVDVAIRRNDFDLDPGVEALPLFHEWIGPVCTPELAAHIREAADLAGLPRLVSATRPVAWDTWARLAGTVVPPAPVQTFEHFYLSLEAASAGLGVAIGPYPLVANDLDSGRLVAPLGFVEDGTQYVLLTRSGATDPRVGTVYRWLRENASATLPGPHERAGKSA; encoded by the coding sequence ATGAGCTGGACCGATCTGCCGCCGATGAACACGCTGGTGCCGTTCGAGGCGACGATGCGGCTGGGCAGCCTGACCAAGGCGGCTGCCGAGCTGCACGTCACCCACGGCGCCGTCAGCCGCCAGCTGAAGTCGCTGGAGCACGCCCTCGGCGTGGAACTGTTCCGCCGCGACGGACGCGTGCTGGTCCCCACCCCCGTCGCGGTGGAGCTGAACCGGCAGGTCGTGGACGCGCTGGGGCGGCTCGCCGCGGCCGCCCGGCAGGCGCGGTCGAGCACCCAGCCGCATCCCTTCGTGCTCTCCTGTGAGCCGACGTTGATGATGCGATGGCTGCTGCCGCGGCTCGGCTCGCTCACCGGGGCGCACCCGGGTCTGGACGTGCATCTGTCCGCCGCCGGCGGTGCCATCGACCTGCGCCGCGCGGGCGTCGATGTCGCGATCCGCCGCAACGACTTCGACCTCGACCCCGGCGTGGAAGCGCTGCCCCTGTTCCACGAGTGGATCGGCCCCGTCTGCACCCCGGAGCTCGCCGCGCACATCCGCGAAGCCGCCGACCTGGCCGGGCTGCCGCGGCTGGTGTCCGCCACCCGCCCGGTCGCCTGGGACACCTGGGCGCGCCTTGCCGGGACCGTGGTGCCGCCCGCTCCGGTGCAGACCTTCGAGCACTTCTACCTCAGTTTGGAGGCCGCCTCCGCGGGGCTGGGAGTCGCGATCGGACCGTATCCGCTCGTCGCGAACGATCTCGATTCGGGACGCCTCGTCGCGCCCCTCGGGTTCGTCGAGGACGGCACCCAGTACGTGCTGCTCACGCGGTCGGGTGCGACCGACCCGCGGGTCGGGACCGTGTACCGCTGGCTGCGCGAGAACGCGTCCGCGACCCTGCCCGGCCCCCACGAGCGAGCGGGGAAGTCCGCCTGA
- a CDS encoding amino acid permease, producing MTQHNVVPETAAADEHGYRRHLKPRQIAMIGLGGAIGTGLFLGSGGRLHQAGPALAISYVICGVFAFLVLRALGELVSHRPSSGSFVSYTREFFGEKWAFAVGWTYWLNWVVVTIIDSTAVALYLSFFGKYVSWMADVPQWCYALAVVAVVVLLNLISVKVFGELEFWFSLIKVAALVVFMVVGIVVIFTGTPVDGHTPGFSVLAGNGGFFPVGIVPALVLIQGVVFAYGSIELIGTASGEAQNPEKTMPKAVNAVVLRIAVFYVGSIILLSLLMPYQSYAAGTSAFVTFFGAIGVDGADAIMNMVVLTAALSSLNAGLYSTGRIMRSLAARGSAPKFTVRMTRSGVPWGGLLMTAGAGLAGAFLNYVVPSEAFEIALNVDAIILLLTWTAIIACQIRLRSRAKRGLLPTPAFRMPGAPVTAWATLAFFAVVIGLMFFDTSGIGRPTVLWSLLLIPALVGGWYLARPHVARNAAKRAETGADTVTIP from the coding sequence ATGACTCAGCACAACGTAGTGCCAGAAACCGCGGCAGCCGATGAACACGGCTACCGCCGGCACCTCAAGCCTCGCCAGATCGCGATGATCGGCCTCGGTGGCGCGATCGGCACCGGCCTGTTCCTGGGTTCCGGGGGTCGTCTGCACCAGGCCGGGCCCGCGCTGGCCATCTCCTACGTCATCTGCGGTGTCTTCGCGTTCCTGGTGCTGCGCGCCCTGGGTGAGCTGGTCTCGCACCGGCCGTCCTCGGGCTCGTTCGTCTCCTACACCCGGGAGTTCTTCGGGGAGAAGTGGGCGTTCGCCGTCGGCTGGACGTACTGGCTGAACTGGGTGGTGGTCACCATCATCGACTCCACCGCGGTGGCCCTCTACCTGTCGTTCTTCGGTAAGTACGTGTCCTGGATGGCGGACGTCCCGCAGTGGTGCTACGCCCTCGCCGTCGTCGCCGTCGTGGTGCTGCTGAACCTGATCTCGGTCAAGGTGTTCGGCGAGCTCGAGTTCTGGTTCTCGCTGATCAAGGTCGCCGCGCTCGTCGTCTTCATGGTCGTCGGCATCGTGGTGATCTTCACCGGCACCCCCGTCGACGGCCACACCCCGGGTTTCAGCGTCCTCGCCGGCAACGGCGGCTTCTTCCCCGTCGGCATCGTCCCCGCCCTCGTCCTCATCCAGGGCGTCGTCTTCGCCTACGGGTCGATCGAACTGATCGGCACCGCCTCCGGGGAGGCGCAGAACCCGGAGAAGACGATGCCGAAGGCGGTCAACGCGGTCGTTCTCCGCATCGCGGTGTTCTACGTCGGCTCGATCATCCTGCTGTCGCTGCTGATGCCGTACCAGTCGTACGCCGCCGGCACCTCCGCGTTCGTCACGTTCTTCGGCGCGATCGGCGTGGACGGCGCCGACGCCATCATGAACATGGTCGTGCTCACCGCTGCCCTGTCCTCCCTCAACGCCGGCCTCTACTCGACGGGCCGGATCATGCGTTCCCTCGCCGCACGCGGGTCCGCGCCGAAGTTCACCGTCCGGATGACCCGGTCCGGGGTGCCCTGGGGCGGGTTGCTGATGACCGCCGGTGCGGGACTGGCCGGCGCGTTCCTCAACTACGTGGTCCCGTCCGAGGCGTTCGAGATCGCCCTGAACGTCGACGCGATCATCCTGCTGCTGACCTGGACGGCGATCATCGCCTGCCAGATCCGGCTCCGCTCCCGCGCCAAGCGGGGGCTGCTGCCCACCCCGGCGTTCCGGATGCCGGGGGCTCCGGTGACGGCTTGGGCCACCCTGGCGTTCTTCGCCGTCGTGATCGGGCTGATGTTCTTCGACACCAGCGGGATCGGCCGACCCACCGTGTTGTGGTCGCTTCTCCTGATCCCGGCCCTCGTCGGCGGCTGGTACCTCGCACGCCCGCACGTCGCGCGCAACGCCGCCAAGCGCGCCGAGACCGGCGCCGACACCGTCACCATCCCCTAG
- a CDS encoding phosphatidylglycerol lysyltransferase domain-containing protein: MTGAASVFAITWVTRLVGLLAVISVVLPTARRGMRGHVAEWLGLPQDATTAAAAVVLVVGVLLILLASGLRRRKRRAWQLALAASVVLAVSHLGMQHVFGAGLVAVALAVTLVLNRRHFVALPDPVTGKWVALRVFLQLLVAGFLINVALLSVAPARVMDPLPFPDRLADAALALFGVSGPAVFHVEWMDDLTATVGLLFGLGAVLLAAYFLLRSAEPAPHLSEDEKQRLKALLDRHGARDSLGYFALRDDKFVVFSKTGKAAVTYRVIAGAAVASADPLGDNEAWPGAIEEFLAVCRRHGWVPAAMGCSELGATAWARYDLDVLEIGDEAVVDADTFTLEGRVMRGVRQAVAKTKRAGYRVRVRRAEELTAGELAELDSLAAKWRGSDGERGFSMALGRMGDPGSVLVTAEQDGVVRGLLQFVPWGTEGLSLDVMRRDRAADNGINELMISELLLAARDHGVKYVSLNFAAFRKLLEQGRRIGAGPVARASAKFLGWMSHWIQIETLYRFNAKFQPRWVPRYLVYPGVRELPRVGVAVFEAEGLAGRSPWLRRLLRR, encoded by the coding sequence GTGACCGGAGCCGCATCGGTGTTCGCGATCACCTGGGTGACCAGGCTCGTCGGGCTGCTGGCGGTGATCTCGGTCGTCCTGCCGACCGCCCGTCGCGGCATGCGGGGGCACGTGGCCGAGTGGCTCGGGCTGCCGCAGGACGCCACGACCGCGGCCGCCGCCGTCGTGCTGGTCGTGGGCGTCCTGCTCATCCTGCTCGCCTCCGGGTTGCGGCGCCGCAAGCGCCGGGCCTGGCAGCTCGCGCTGGCCGCGAGCGTCGTCCTGGCGGTCTCGCACCTCGGCATGCAGCACGTGTTCGGCGCGGGCTTGGTGGCGGTCGCGCTCGCGGTGACCCTGGTCCTGAACCGGCGGCACTTCGTGGCGCTGCCCGACCCCGTGACCGGCAAGTGGGTCGCGCTGCGCGTGTTCCTGCAGCTGCTCGTGGCCGGGTTCCTGATCAACGTCGCCCTGCTGTCGGTGGCCCCGGCACGCGTGATGGACCCGCTGCCGTTCCCGGACCGGCTGGCCGACGCCGCCCTCGCGTTGTTCGGGGTCAGTGGCCCGGCGGTGTTCCACGTGGAGTGGATGGACGACCTGACCGCCACCGTCGGGTTGCTCTTCGGGCTGGGCGCGGTGCTGCTCGCGGCGTACTTCCTGCTCCGCTCGGCCGAGCCCGCGCCGCACCTGAGCGAGGACGAGAAGCAGCGGTTGAAGGCACTGCTGGACCGGCACGGCGCCCGCGATTCCCTGGGCTACTTCGCGTTGCGTGACGACAAGTTCGTGGTCTTCTCCAAGACCGGCAAGGCGGCCGTGACCTACCGGGTGATCGCCGGCGCGGCCGTCGCCTCCGCCGACCCGCTGGGCGACAACGAGGCGTGGCCGGGCGCGATCGAGGAGTTCCTCGCGGTGTGCCGCCGCCACGGGTGGGTCCCCGCGGCGATGGGGTGTTCCGAGCTGGGCGCGACCGCGTGGGCCCGGTACGACCTCGACGTGCTGGAGATCGGCGACGAGGCCGTGGTGGACGCCGACACGTTCACCCTCGAGGGGCGCGTGATGCGCGGGGTGCGCCAGGCGGTCGCGAAGACCAAGCGGGCCGGCTACCGCGTCCGCGTGCGGCGCGCGGAAGAGCTGACCGCGGGCGAGCTCGCCGAGCTGGACTCGCTGGCGGCGAAGTGGCGCGGGAGCGACGGCGAGCGCGGGTTCTCGATGGCGCTCGGGCGGATGGGCGACCCGGGCTCGGTGCTGGTGACGGCGGAGCAGGACGGCGTGGTGCGCGGGCTGCTGCAGTTCGTGCCGTGGGGGACCGAGGGCCTGTCCCTGGACGTGATGCGCCGCGACCGGGCCGCGGACAACGGCATCAACGAGCTGATGATCTCCGAACTGCTGCTCGCCGCCCGCGACCACGGCGTCAAGTACGTCTCGCTGAACTTCGCCGCGTTCCGGAAGCTGCTCGAGCAGGGCAGGCGGATCGGCGCCGGCCCGGTGGCGCGCGCGTCGGCGAAGTTCCTGGGATGGATGTCACACTGGATCCAGATCGAGACGCTGTACCGGTTCAACGCGAAGTTCCAGCCGCGGTGGGTGCCGCGCTACCTGGTCTACCCCGGCGTCCGCGAACTCCCGCGCGTCGGGGTGGCCGTCTTCGAGGCCGAGGGGCTCGCCGGACGTTCCCCCTGGTTGCGGCGGCTGCTGCGGCGATGA